The segment GTGTAAAAAAAGATTCTTTCCGCCCAATCAGTATAGCTAAATATTTTCCTGAATGGCATGAAGCATATGAAAAGGTAAAAAATCAACGATAATTATATTTTATGTCGGAATGGATTAGAGAAATATTAGTTAATTGACAAAGCTTTTACAATAACATGAAGAAAAGGCATCCCATAGCCACCACATATACTATTGAGACAGCCGTTACGTCTGAAAGAAAATTTCAAGTTTTTTTACTTTCAGATCGTCTTTTTTATTAAGCTGTTTTCGTAATGGTTGTTGCTTCTCGTTCTAAACAAAAGCGTCTTTTTATATAATGTCTAGCTTCAAATATTTCCTTAGAAGGGAGGTGAGATCCAGCCTCACCTTCCGATACGGCTACCTTGCAAGCATTCAACAATAGTTTCGTGGCATCTTTTCTATAATATGATGATAAGTATCCATTGATAAGTATCCAAAAATTCTTTTTACTATCGTAATGTTGTATAAATACAAATACAAAAGAGCCTATTATTACTATGAAATATTATGCTAAGGTTGTTCATCTAGCCATTGATACATATGTTCCATTGTATCATTATACATTTGCTCATATAGATGGTCATTGTTGGAACTAATCAGTTCACTTAAAATATGTGTTTCGAAATTACTTTGATATTGATTCGATACATATGTAGGAGTAAATGTTGGATTGTCTAAGTGTATTTCATTTACATTACCTGAAAAACTTTTCGTTACAGTTATTTCAAATAATCCTCCTATATCTTTATAGTCATTATATTGTCCTGACAGAAAGTTACCTAGAGAATAAACGACTATACTCTTAGAGCTATCATCTCTTTCAATCCACTCGATTGGCTGTAGTACATGTGGATGATGACCTATAATAATGTCTGCCCCTTCATTTGCTAGTAAATGAGCAAGTTCTTGCTGTTGAAAAGACGGGAACCGTTCATATTCATTTCCCCAATGCATACTTACAACGATGACATCTACATCCGCCCTCAATTTTTTAATATCCTCTTTAATCTTTGTAACATTTATTACATTAACCAAGTATTCCTTTCCTTTAGGTATAGGTAAGCCATTCGTTCCATATGTATAGGCAAGAAAACCTACTGATATCTTATTATTTACAAGTATACGTGGTTGTTCTTTATCTTGA is part of the Bacillus sp. SM2101 genome and harbors:
- a CDS encoding CapA family protein; amino-acid sequence: MMYRKILFVSLGTTVTVCISIFSWFLLTSINTQSVQVVVNTHHNKTHHLSQKDFTTSLTIGAVGDILLHSTVYNDAKTSDGYDFTPMMSNVFPLLTKPDITFANQESMIGGKELGISTYPRFNSPYNIADTIKAAGVDIVSIANNHTLDRGERAVLNATAYYDKINMAYVGGYRSNQDKEQPRILVNNKISVGFLAYTYGTNGLPIPKGKEYLVNVINVTKIKEDIKKLRADVDVIVVSMHWGNEYERFPSFQQQELAHLLANEGADIIIGHHPHVLQPIEWIERDDSSKSIVVYSLGNFLSGQYNDYKDIGGLFEITVTKSFSGNVNEIHLDNPTFTPTYVSNQYQSNFETHILSELISSNNDHLYEQMYNDTMEHMYQWLDEQP